A segment of the Caldisericum sp. genome:
TTCTGTATTTGAGGGCGATATAACAGAGTCCAAACTTGAAAGATGCAAAATGGAATTAAGTAAAGCAATTGACTTATCGAAAGACTCGGTTTACTTTTATCGACTTGAAAACAGGTTAAACTTTAAAAAGGATGTGCTTGGTGTTGAGAAAGAAATTACCGGAAACTTTTTGTAATTGCAGCGAAGGTGTTTTTGGTGGCTTTTTCGACAAATCATTTATTTATAATGTGTTTACATGGAAATATTTTGTAAATA
Coding sequences within it:
- the cas2 gene encoding CRISPR-associated endonuclease Cas2; protein product: MPYLIVVYDVEEDRVNKARKILKKYFHWVQNSVFEGDITESKLERCKMELSKAIDLSKDSVYFYRLENRLNFKKDVLGVEKEITGNFL